A genomic region of Bernardetia sp. ABR2-2B contains the following coding sequences:
- the rfbC gene encoding dTDP-4-dehydrorhamnose 3,5-epimerase, producing MYNKTDFEGVWVFEPRLFEDHRGYFFESFNLNDFEKNTGLRPTFVQDNQSGSTKGVMRGLHFQKSPFGQSKLVRVIVGEVQDVIVDLRKESVTYGKSLSINLSGTNKKQLFIPKGFAHGFLVLSDYAEFFYKCDAFYEPKADTGMYFDDPKLNIEWQMDVKDIVLSEKDKNLPLFENVEY from the coding sequence ATGTATAACAAAACAGATTTTGAAGGTGTTTGGGTTTTTGAGCCACGCCTTTTTGAAGACCATAGAGGTTATTTTTTTGAGAGTTTTAATCTCAATGATTTTGAAAAAAACACAGGTTTGCGACCTACTTTTGTACAAGATAATCAATCTGGCTCTACAAAAGGAGTTATGAGAGGCTTACATTTTCAAAAATCTCCATTCGGTCAATCAAAGCTCGTTCGTGTTATTGTAGGAGAGGTTCAAGATGTAATCGTTGATTTAAGAAAAGAATCAGTTACTTATGGCAAGAGTTTGAGTATAAATCTTTCAGGTACAAACAAAAAGCAGCTTTTTATCCCAAAAGGTTTTGCACACGGTTTTTTGGTGTTGAGTGATTATGCAGAGTTTTTTTATAAATGTGATGCTTTTTATGAGCCAAAAGCAGATACAGGAATGTATTTTGACGACCCAAAACTTAATATAGAGTGGCAAATGGATGTTAAAGATATTGTTCTTTCTGAAAAAGATAAAAACTTACCTTTATTTGAGAACGTTGAGTATTGA
- a CDS encoding calcium/sodium antiporter — MNYLIFIVSVIVLVKGADWVTDGASSIAKRFQISDLIIGLTVVSIGTSAPELVVNLFASSSGSSDLAIGNVLGSNIFNTLAILGICAMISPVFVKRATVQIEIPLGFLAALVLGVLANDMLIDGSSSSVLSRSDGIILLFFFIIFMYYTFFSAQKDKKLSIEEAEEIQKLPLGLSVLMLLGGFAGLIGGGKFMVDAAIEIAKSWGVSEGIIGLTVVAAGTSFPELVVSVLAARKGSADMAIGNVVGSNVFNVFFVLGISATVRPIPFSPNANNMDLVVTAFGCLMVVAFVFLGEGRKISRGEGTILTLGYVVYIGYLIAQQTGLA, encoded by the coding sequence ATGAATTATCTCATCTTTATAGTTAGTGTAATTGTTCTTGTCAAGGGAGCTGACTGGGTAACAGACGGAGCTTCGTCAATAGCAAAACGCTTTCAAATATCTGACCTTATTATTGGTCTGACTGTCGTTTCAATTGGTACTTCTGCGCCAGAGCTGGTCGTAAATCTTTTTGCTTCTAGTAGTGGAAGCTCTGACCTTGCTATTGGCAATGTTTTGGGGAGTAATATTTTTAATACATTAGCGATTTTGGGTATTTGTGCAATGATTTCGCCTGTTTTTGTCAAACGTGCAACTGTTCAGATAGAAATTCCTTTAGGTTTTTTGGCTGCACTTGTTTTGGGTGTTTTGGCAAATGATATGTTGATTGATGGCTCTAGCAGTTCGGTTTTGTCAAGAAGTGATGGAATTATACTACTTTTCTTCTTTATTATTTTTATGTATTATACGTTTTTTTCTGCTCAAAAAGACAAAAAACTATCTATTGAAGAAGCTGAAGAAATACAAAAATTACCTTTAGGATTATCTGTTTTGATGCTCTTAGGAGGTTTTGCAGGACTTATTGGAGGAGGAAAGTTTATGGTAGATGCTGCCATAGAAATTGCAAAGTCTTGGGGAGTAAGTGAAGGAATAATTGGACTTACCGTAGTGGCAGCAGGAACTTCTTTTCCAGAACTTGTTGTTTCTGTTTTGGCAGCACGAAAAGGGAGTGCAGATATGGCTATTGGAAATGTAGTGGGTTCAAATGTTTTTAATGTTTTCTTTGTTTTGGGAATAAGTGCCACAGTCAGACCTATTCCCTTCAGCCCAAATGCAAACAATATGGATTTGGTCGTTACTGCTTTTGGCTGTCTTATGGTTGTTGCTTTTGTATTCTTGGGAGAAGGACGCAAAATTTCTCGTGGAGAAGGTACAATCCTTACACTTGGTTATGTCGTCTATATTGGTTATTTAATTGCTCAACAAACAGGTTTGGCTTAA
- a CDS encoding dipeptidase translates to MNTHDFIEKNKERFLEELKDLLRIPSVSADKKYKEDVFRAGEFIKTKLEEAGADNVELCQTAGYPIVYGEKMIDSSLPTVLVYGHYDVQPPDPLELWETPPFEPTVRDEKIYARGACDDKGQMYMHIKAFEAMMKTDSLPCNVKFMIEGEEEVGSDNLGIFVANNKEKLATDVILISDTGMIANDIPSVTVGLRGLSYVEVEVTGPNRDLHSGLYGGAVPNPINVLCDMIASLKDEEGRITVENFYDDVAEVSTEERAQMAKAPFSLEEYKKSIGLKDVEGEKGYSTLERASIRPTLDVNGIWGGYTGEGAKTVIASKAYAKISMRLVPNQDSDTITKLFVKHFEKIAPPSVSVKVNPHHGGEPVVTPTDSQAYQAASFAYKQTFGKDPIPMRGGGSIPIVAMFKSELGIDSILMGFGLDSDAIHSPNEHYGLFNYYKGINTIPHFFFQYAKIYKPELV, encoded by the coding sequence ATGAATACACACGATTTTATAGAAAAAAATAAAGAACGCTTCTTGGAAGAACTTAAAGATTTACTTCGTATTCCTTCTGTAAGTGCAGACAAGAAGTACAAAGAAGATGTTTTTAGAGCTGGAGAGTTTATCAAAACAAAACTAGAAGAAGCAGGAGCAGATAATGTCGAACTTTGCCAAACAGCAGGTTATCCAATTGTTTATGGAGAAAAAATGATTGATTCTTCTTTACCTACTGTTTTGGTATATGGACACTATGATGTGCAGCCACCAGACCCGTTAGAGCTTTGGGAAACTCCTCCTTTTGAGCCGACTGTTAGAGATGAAAAAATTTATGCTCGTGGTGCGTGTGATGACAAAGGACAAATGTATATGCACATTAAGGCATTTGAAGCGATGATGAAAACTGATTCTTTACCTTGTAATGTCAAATTTATGATAGAAGGCGAGGAAGAAGTAGGTTCGGACAACTTAGGAATTTTTGTAGCCAATAATAAAGAAAAATTAGCTACTGATGTAATCTTGATTTCTGATACTGGAATGATTGCCAATGATATTCCTTCTGTAACGGTTGGTTTGCGTGGTCTTTCGTATGTAGAAGTAGAAGTTACAGGACCTAATCGTGATTTACACTCTGGTCTTTATGGTGGTGCTGTTCCAAATCCTATCAATGTTCTTTGTGATATGATTGCTTCTTTGAAAGATGAAGAAGGAAGAATAACCGTAGAGAATTTTTATGATGATGTAGCAGAAGTTTCGACAGAAGAACGTGCTCAAATGGCAAAAGCTCCTTTCTCTTTGGAAGAATATAAAAAATCTATCGGACTAAAAGATGTAGAAGGCGAAAAAGGATATTCTACTTTAGAACGTGCTTCTATCCGTCCGACTTTAGATGTAAACGGAATTTGGGGTGGCTATACAGGCGAAGGCGCAAAGACAGTTATCGCTTCGAAAGCGTATGCTAAAATCTCTATGCGTTTAGTTCCTAATCAAGATTCAGACACTATAACGAAGTTATTTGTAAAACACTTTGAAAAAATCGCTCCTCCTTCGGTTAGTGTAAAGGTAAATCCTCATCACGGAGGTGAGCCAGTTGTAACGCCCACTGATTCACAGGCGTATCAAGCTGCAAGTTTTGCGTATAAGCAAACTTTTGGAAAAGACCCTATTCCAATGCGTGGTGGTGGAAGTATTCCAATCGTTGCAATGTTCAAATCTGAATTAGGAATTGATAGTATTTTGATGGGATTCGGTTTAGATTCTGATGCAATTCACTCGCCAAACGAGCATTACGGACTTTTCAATTATTACAAAGGAATAAATACAATTCCTCATTTCTTTTTCCAATATGCTAAAATTTATAAACCAGAATTGGTTTAG
- a CDS encoding DUF2339 domain-containing protein, which produces MNKKQQINELLRKLSIVESKQTVFDREIKKLRVEIEGLQDETSFEQKPKESKEEEPIIRQKPIFRDIPSDFPSESEKQQESKEHIRRKTPVFEQPIQSRTKKVHQKSSIEKFIGENVIYIVGVLIIVLGVGIGVKYAIDNDMISPLTRIVLGYLVGAGLLGFAIRLKAKYEKFSAGLLSGAMAIFYFVTFMGYDFYGLYPKEMAFGLMVAFTVFTVVASLNYDRQIIAHIGLVGAYAVPFLLSDGSGKVMILFIYMAIINLGILAISIKKYWKWLFINAFSLTWLVVLVWYGAKYSQEEHFSLTLIFSTLFFLIFYISFLAYKIRKKEIFNIGDVILMLINSFIFYGIGFITLVENVQTENLVGLFTLGNAIIHFGVSVVLYKNKLADRNLFYLASGLVLVFITIAVPVQLDGNWVTLIWSLQAALLFWIGRTKKVGVYESLSFPLMILAAFSIIQDWTLAIDASSGVYDYETNKTVVNEILPIFNVIFLTSIIFAASFFFIDFINKSDKYISPLKEKASGFLGFVTVVITATLLFALYLPLCVEISIYFNQLFEASRIEIMTEGGYSDTFYDYDLRHYQVAWLFNYTLLFFIGLGLYCIKKVKNQMPVILYYLASAFVLFIFMTLGLYELSELRESYVTQKLATYYEVGSFNLIIRYISYALVAGLLVTLFRLAKQDFLKFNFIPFFDFILHVSVLWLLSAELIHILSLTSNADAYKLGLSILWGAYSLFVVVLGIWKKKKYLRIGGLVWFGITLLKLFLYDIASLPTISKTIVFVSLGVLLLIISFLYNKYKDKIGEE; this is translated from the coding sequence ATGAATAAAAAACAACAAATAAATGAACTACTACGAAAATTATCAATCGTAGAATCCAAACAAACCGTTTTTGATAGAGAAATCAAAAAGTTACGTGTAGAAATTGAAGGTCTGCAAGATGAAACTTCTTTTGAACAAAAACCGAAAGAATCAAAAGAAGAAGAACCAATCATAAGACAAAAGCCAATCTTTAGAGATATTCCATCTGATTTTCCTTCTGAATCTGAAAAGCAGCAAGAAAGCAAGGAACATATACGAAGAAAAACACCTGTTTTTGAGCAACCAATACAATCAAGAACTAAAAAAGTTCATCAAAAATCAAGTATCGAAAAATTTATTGGTGAGAATGTAATTTATATTGTTGGTGTCTTGATTATTGTTTTGGGTGTTGGTATTGGAGTAAAATATGCCATCGATAATGATATGATTAGTCCACTTACAAGAATCGTTTTAGGTTATTTGGTGGGAGCTGGTTTGTTAGGTTTTGCTATTCGTTTGAAGGCAAAATATGAGAAGTTTAGTGCTGGACTGCTGAGTGGTGCAATGGCAATTTTCTATTTTGTAACCTTTATGGGTTATGATTTTTACGGACTTTACCCTAAAGAAATGGCATTTGGTCTGATGGTCGCTTTTACGGTCTTTACGGTGGTGGCTTCCCTAAATTATGACAGACAAATTATTGCTCATATCGGACTTGTTGGAGCATATGCAGTTCCATTTTTGCTTAGTGATGGCTCTGGAAAAGTGATGATTTTGTTTATTTATATGGCAATTATCAACTTAGGAATTTTGGCTATTTCTATCAAAAAATACTGGAAATGGCTTTTTATCAATGCTTTTTCACTGACTTGGCTGGTTGTTTTGGTTTGGTATGGCGCAAAGTACAGTCAAGAAGAGCATTTTAGTTTGACGCTGATTTTCTCTACGTTATTCTTCTTGATTTTTTATATTTCATTTTTGGCGTATAAGATTAGAAAAAAAGAAATCTTCAATATTGGCGACGTTATTTTGATGCTCATCAACTCTTTTATTTTTTATGGAATTGGCTTTATAACGCTTGTAGAAAATGTACAGACAGAAAACTTAGTAGGACTGTTTACACTTGGAAATGCAATTATTCATTTTGGAGTAAGTGTAGTTTTATATAAAAATAAATTGGCTGATAGAAATTTATTCTACTTAGCTTCTGGGTTGGTTCTAGTATTTATTACGATTGCCGTTCCTGTTCAATTAGATGGAAACTGGGTTACACTCATTTGGTCGTTACAGGCTGCGCTTCTGTTTTGGATTGGACGAACGAAGAAAGTAGGAGTCTATGAATCGCTTTCTTTTCCTCTGATGATTTTGGCTGCCTTCAGTATAATTCAAGATTGGACTTTAGCTATTGATGCTTCAAGTGGAGTTTATGATTATGAAACAAATAAAACAGTTGTAAATGAGATTCTGCCTATTTTCAATGTTATTTTCCTTACTTCCATTATTTTTGCAGCTTCATTTTTCTTTATTGATTTTATAAATAAGAGTGATAAATATATTTCTCCTCTGAAAGAAAAAGCAAGTGGTTTCTTAGGTTTTGTAACTGTTGTGATTACTGCAACATTGCTTTTTGCTCTGTATTTGCCTTTGTGCGTCGAAATTTCTATTTACTTCAATCAACTTTTTGAGGCTTCAAGGATTGAAATAATGACAGAAGGAGGATATTCAGACACATTTTATGATTATGACTTGAGGCACTATCAAGTTGCTTGGCTGTTCAATTACACACTCCTATTCTTTATTGGTTTGGGACTTTACTGCATCAAGAAAGTCAAAAATCAAATGCCAGTGATTTTATATTATTTGGCTTCTGCTTTTGTCTTGTTTATTTTCATGACTTTAGGACTTTATGAGCTAAGTGAACTAAGAGAAAGTTATGTTACTCAAAAATTAGCTACCTATTATGAAGTAGGAAGTTTTAATTTGATAATTCGATACATTTCTTATGCACTCGTAGCTGGTCTTTTGGTTACACTTTTCAGACTTGCAAAACAGGACTTTTTGAAATTCAATTTTATTCCTTTCTTTGATTTTATTCTTCACGTTTCTGTTTTGTGGCTACTAAGTGCCGAACTTATTCATATTTTGAGCCTAACAAGTAATGCAGATGCTTACAAACTTGGTTTGAGTATTTTGTGGGGAGCTTATTCGCTTTTTGTGGTTGTTTTGGGGATTTGGAAGAAGAAAAAATACTTGCGTATTGGTGGACTGGTTTGGTTTGGAATTACTCTTCTCAAACTTTTCTTGTACGATATTGCTTCCTTACCAACTATTTCTAAGACGATTGTCTTTGTTTCTCTAGGAGTTTTACTACTGATAATTTCATTTTTGTATAATAAATACAAAGACAAAATTGGAGAGGAGTAA
- the fbp gene encoding class 1 fructose-bisphosphatase — MSQKTTLRQFLKDNEANLPASLSELDHLLHSIARTATTVHNHVSRAAITDLYGTAGSSNVQGEEQQKLDVLANTLFITAFRESNLVCVVGSEEEEEIILTNNNDAEYVVAMDPLDGSSNIDVNVSIGTIFSVFKRKTARGTKPKVEDVLQKGTDQLIGGYVLYGTATALVFTTGNGVHIFTYDPKGGEFLLTHDNLDIPKDSKTYSCNEGGFVGFTEGVKKYIDFCKGKGDYKARYIGSLVADFHRNMLKGGIFIYPSTQKTPKGKLRLLYECNPLAFIAEQAGGKAYDGRVRIMDIEPDSLHQRTTYYVGSANMVDKALELIETNE; from the coding sequence ACCCTACGCCAATTTTTAAAAGACAACGAAGCTAATCTTCCTGCATCTCTTTCTGAACTAGACCATTTGCTGCATTCTATTGCTCGTACAGCTACCACCGTTCATAATCACGTTTCTCGTGCTGCTATCACAGATTTGTATGGAACGGCAGGTTCTAGTAATGTGCAAGGAGAGGAACAACAAAAACTGGATGTTCTTGCCAATACACTTTTTATTACAGCTTTTAGAGAGAGCAATTTAGTTTGTGTGGTAGGTTCGGAAGAAGAGGAGGAAATTATTTTGACAAATAATAATGATGCTGAATATGTGGTGGCAATGGATCCTTTAGATGGTTCTTCAAATATTGATGTGAATGTTTCTATCGGAACTATTTTTTCAGTTTTTAAGAGAAAGACTGCAAGAGGAACAAAGCCAAAAGTAGAAGATGTTTTGCAAAAAGGAACTGACCAGCTTATCGGTGGATATGTTTTGTACGGAACAGCTACGGCACTTGTTTTCACGACAGGAAACGGCGTTCATATCTTTACTTACGACCCAAAAGGAGGCGAGTTTTTGCTCACTCATGATAACTTAGATATTCCAAAAGATAGCAAAACGTATTCTTGTAATGAAGGTGGATTTGTAGGTTTTACAGAAGGCGTAAAAAAATACATTGATTTTTGTAAAGGTAAAGGCGATTATAAAGCTCGTTATATTGGTTCTTTGGTGGCAGATTTTCATAGAAATATGCTTAAAGGTGGGATTTTTATCTATCCAAGTACACAAAAAACACCAAAAGGAAAATTGAGATTATTGTATGAATGTAATCCATTAGCTTTTATTGCCGAACAAGCAGGAGGAAAAGCGTATGACGGACGTGTGCGTATAATGGATATTGAACCAGATTCTTTGCATCAACGAACTACTTATTATGTTGGTTCTGCAAATATGGTGGATAAGGCTTTGGAATTAATTGAAACTAACGAGTAA